In Candidatus Sulfurimonas marisnigri, a single genomic region encodes these proteins:
- the mdh gene encoding malate dehydrogenase produces MSQGKRVGIVGAGNVGATVAYSLAMLGSCHEIILRDNKIDVARGKALDMSQAASAVRSHTVVSVAEEMSDLTNCDVVVVTAGSPRLPGMSRDDLLMINANITKEVIVGIAKYSPNAIIIMVSNPLDAMTYVALKESGFDRSRVIGMAGILDSSRMAAFIQEKLGYGGGQIRASVMGGHGDDMVPLPRYSTVAGVPLTDVLSDDEIKEIVTRTRHGGAEIVGHLKTGSAYYAPAKSTSIMVEAILKDTKQIHPCAVYLEGEYGYSDVVSGVPVMLGANGAEKIIEVTLNEKEQEMFKNSCASVQELINTLNQNKFFEGE; encoded by the coding sequence ATGAGTCAAGGAAAAAGAGTAGGGATAGTTGGTGCTGGTAATGTTGGCGCTACAGTAGCTTACTCCCTAGCAATGCTTGGATCATGCCATGAAATAATCCTTCGTGACAATAAAATTGATGTTGCACGCGGTAAAGCGTTAGACATGAGTCAAGCAGCATCAGCTGTTAGAAGTCATACTGTAGTAAGTGTTGCAGAAGAGATGTCTGACTTAACAAATTGTGATGTTGTTGTTGTTACTGCAGGTAGTCCAAGATTACCAGGTATGAGTCGTGATGATTTACTTATGATTAATGCAAATATTACAAAAGAAGTTATTGTCGGAATTGCAAAATATTCTCCTAATGCGATAATCATTATGGTTTCTAATCCTTTAGATGCTATGACATATGTAGCATTAAAAGAGAGTGGTTTTGATAGAAGCCGTGTTATAGGCATGGCTGGTATATTAGACAGTTCTAGAATGGCTGCTTTTATTCAAGAAAAACTTGGATACGGCGGTGGTCAAATACGTGCTTCTGTTATGGGTGGTCACGGCGATGACATGGTTCCTTTACCTCGTTACTCTACTGTAGCTGGTGTTCCACTAACTGATGTTTTAAGTGATGATGAGATTAAAGAAATTGTGACTCGTACTCGGCATGGCGGCGCAGAGATTGTTGGACACCTTAAAACAGGCTCAGCTTACTATGCTCCTGCAAAATCTACATCTATTATGGTAGAAGCAATATTAAAAGACACAAAACAGATTCATCCTTGTGCTGTTTATCTTGAAGGTGAATATGGATATAGTGACGTAGTTTCCGGTGTACCTGTAATGTTAGGTGCGAATGGTGCTGAAAAAATTATTGAAGTAACTCTAAATGAGAAAGAACAAGAAATGTTTAAAAACTCATGCGCATCTGTTCAAGAGTTAATAAACACACTTAATCAAAATAAATTTTTTGAAGGAGAATAA
- a CDS encoding 2-oxoglutarate ferredoxin oxidoreductase subunit beta, protein MAFNYDKYLRLEKMPTLWCWGCGDGVILKAFVRAIEKMGIDQNDVCVVSGIGCSGRFSSYVDFNTVHTTHGRTVAYATGIKLARPDKMVICVAGDGDALAIGGNHTIHGCRRNIDITMIVINNFIYGLTNSQTSPTTPKGMWTVTQKVGNIDPTFNTCDLAIASGASFVARESMLDPKKLEKALIKAMEHKGFSMMEVLSNCHINLGRKNKMLSAMENLEWIDSITAPKKKYDLMTPEEQLNILPTGILKQDTEADEYCDMYAEIQKVHQGQRKAITQDDFAKKI, encoded by the coding sequence ATGGCATTTAATTATGATAAATATTTAAGACTTGAAAAGATGCCTACACTGTGGTGTTGGGGTTGTGGTGATGGGGTTATTCTTAAAGCATTTGTAAGAGCAATAGAAAAGATGGGTATAGACCAAAATGATGTATGTGTTGTTTCTGGAATAGGTTGTTCAGGAAGGTTTTCATCCTATGTTGATTTTAATACTGTTCACACAACTCACGGTAGAACAGTAGCTTATGCAACAGGTATTAAACTAGCAAGACCAGACAAAATGGTTATCTGTGTTGCTGGTGATGGTGATGCACTTGCTATTGGTGGTAATCATACCATCCATGGTTGTAGAAGAAATATAGATATAACTATGATTGTTATCAATAACTTCATTTATGGTTTAACTAATTCACAAACTTCTCCAACTACACCAAAAGGTATGTGGACAGTAACTCAAAAAGTTGGTAATATTGATCCAACATTCAATACATGTGATTTAGCAATAGCTTCAGGAGCTTCATTTGTCGCTCGTGAGAGTATGCTTGACCCTAAAAAGCTAGAAAAAGCACTTATTAAAGCGATGGAACACAAAGGTTTCTCAATGATGGAAGTACTTTCTAACTGCCATATTAATCTTGGTAGAAAAAATAAAATGCTTTCAGCTATGGAAAATCTAGAGTGGATTGACAGTATTACTGCTCCTAAGAAGAAATATGATCTTATGACACCAGAAGAGCAACTTAATATCCTACCAACTGGTATCTTAAAGCAAGATACAGAAGCTGATGAGTATTGTGACATGTATGCAGAGATTCAAAAAGTTCACCAAGGTCAGAGAAAAGCAATAACTCAAGATGACTTTGCTAAAAAAATATAA
- a CDS encoding TetR/AcrR family transcriptional regulator: MPNNTTIAKKINTKQKILKVSSTLFSEHGYKGTSVRKIASEVGIRESALYNHFKNKEDIFLSVAKEIFTSPFSDNNEDIRESAMKGKAFLQKFAMQYKLLTFDKNNESMFRLLMIELFANKELREQFMDEFHTQNIKTLSEAFFIMMQNNIIRSADPMMVAYEFLSTLFYIRLQITLMRFDNSSTNSMSTQFEKHVEFFWESIGV; the protein is encoded by the coding sequence ATGCCCAATAATACGACTATTGCAAAGAAAATAAATACAAAACAAAAGATACTAAAGGTGTCATCTACCCTATTCTCTGAGCATGGATACAAGGGAACAAGTGTGCGAAAAATAGCCTCTGAAGTAGGTATTAGAGAGAGTGCTTTATATAATCACTTTAAAAATAAAGAGGATATATTTTTAAGTGTTGCTAAAGAGATTTTTACTTCTCCCTTCTCCGATAACAATGAAGATATTAGAGAGTCTGCCATGAAAGGAAAAGCTTTTTTACAGAAGTTTGCTATGCAGTATAAGCTACTTACATTTGATAAAAATAACGAGAGTATGTTTAGGCTGCTTATGATTGAGTTGTTTGCCAATAAAGAGCTTAGAGAGCAGTTTATGGATGAGTTCCACACTCAGAACATAAAAACACTCTCAGAGGCATTCTTTATAATGATGCAAAACAACATTATACGATCTGCTGATCCAATGATGGTAGCTTATGAATTTCTATCCACCCTGTTCTACATTAGACTACAAATAACACTTATGAGGTTTGATAATAGCTCTACTAATAGCATGTCAACACAGTTCGAGAAGCATGTAGAGTTTTTTTGGGAGAGCATTGGAGTATAA
- a CDS encoding NADP-dependent isocitrate dehydrogenase: MSKIIWSKIDEAPALATYSLLPIVNAFTKAAGVEVVTSDISLAGRVLAAMGLAEDELSKLGEVVLQEDGNIIKLPNISASVGQLKDCIAELQGQGYDIPNYPENPANDEEKALQARYSTCLGSAVNPVLREGNSDRRAAVAVKKFAQKNPHKLRAFPENAKSYVAHMEGKGDFFGNEKSVTVEKAQKVTIALNGKELTSVDTLDGEILDGTFMSIAALNNFYEKTIEDAKSNDVLWSLHLKATMMKISDPIMFGHAFKIFFKDVFAKHAATFAELKVQPNQGMSDLEKKIAGHAKEAEIKADFLAALESDSPKLAMVDSDKGTTNFNASNDVIIDASMPVVVREGGKQWDRTGAAVECVAVIPDSTYAMFHAEMVADCVKNGQYDVSTMGTMQNIGLMAQKAEEYGSHPTTFELAEAGTVTVTGADGVLMSFECEAGDIWRMSRTKDIPIKDWVRLTVERTKIENIPAIFWLDEKRAHDVQVKIKVDAFLKEFDTTGLDIQFMKVTDATRFTNARVREGKNTIAVTGNVLRDHLTDMYPILELGTSAKMLSIVPLLAGGGLYETGAGGSAPKHVDQFLAEGHLRWDSLGEILALAESLRFIGQKNNDSKLAALTAALDIANDGYLDNNKEPSRKCGEPDNKASHFFVAQYWAKALAEGDNAELAAKFAPVAKELTEKEDTIIAELLAAEGKAQDIGGYFHPNDAKAEAAMRPSATLNAIINNI; this comes from the coding sequence ATGTCAAAAATAATTTGGTCAAAAATTGATGAAGCACCAGCTTTAGCAACTTATTCGTTATTACCTATCGTTAATGCTTTTACTAAAGCAGCAGGCGTAGAAGTAGTTACTAGTGATATTTCACTTGCAGGTAGAGTTTTAGCTGCAATGGGTCTAGCAGAAGACGAACTGTCAAAGTTAGGTGAAGTTGTTCTTCAAGAAGATGGAAACATTATTAAGCTTCCAAACATTTCTGCTTCAGTTGGTCAGCTTAAAGATTGTATTGCAGAGCTTCAAGGTCAAGGTTATGATATTCCTAACTATCCTGAAAATCCGGCAAACGATGAAGAAAAAGCTCTTCAGGCTAGATATAGCACTTGTTTGGGTTCAGCAGTTAACCCTGTTCTTCGTGAAGGAAACTCTGATAGACGTGCTGCAGTAGCAGTTAAGAAATTTGCTCAAAAGAATCCACATAAATTACGTGCATTCCCAGAAAATGCTAAATCATATGTTGCTCATATGGAAGGTAAGGGAGACTTTTTTGGTAATGAGAAATCAGTTACTGTTGAAAAAGCACAAAAAGTTACTATCGCACTTAACGGTAAAGAATTAACTTCTGTTGATACACTTGATGGTGAAATTCTTGATGGTACTTTCATGTCAATTGCTGCACTTAATAATTTTTATGAAAAAACAATTGAAGATGCAAAATCAAATGATGTTTTATGGTCACTACACCTTAAAGCTACAATGATGAAAATCTCTGACCCAATTATGTTCGGTCATGCTTTCAAAATATTCTTTAAAGATGTATTTGCTAAACATGCAGCTACATTTGCAGAACTTAAAGTTCAACCAAACCAAGGTATGTCTGACTTAGAGAAAAAAATTGCTGGTCACGCTAAAGAAGCTGAAATAAAAGCTGACTTCTTAGCTGCATTAGAGTCTGACTCTCCTAAGCTTGCAATGGTTGATTCTGATAAAGGTACTACTAATTTTAACGCATCTAACGATGTAATTATTGATGCTTCTATGCCAGTAGTTGTTCGTGAAGGTGGTAAGCAATGGGATAGAACTGGAGCTGCAGTAGAGTGTGTTGCTGTTATTCCTGATTCTACTTACGCTATGTTCCACGCTGAAATGGTAGCTGATTGTGTTAAAAATGGTCAGTACGATGTTTCAACTATGGGTACGATGCAAAATATTGGTCTTATGGCTCAAAAAGCTGAAGAATATGGTTCTCACCCAACAACTTTTGAATTAGCTGAAGCTGGTACTGTTACCGTAACTGGTGCTGATGGCGTTCTTATGAGTTTTGAGTGTGAAGCTGGTGATATCTGGAGAATGTCTCGTACTAAAGATATTCCAATCAAAGACTGGGTTCGTTTAACAGTTGAGAGAACAAAAATTGAAAATATTCCTGCAATCTTCTGGTTAGATGAAAAACGTGCTCATGATGTACAAGTTAAAATCAAAGTAGATGCATTCCTTAAAGAGTTTGATACTACTGGTTTAGATATTCAATTTATGAAAGTTACTGACGCTACACGTTTTACAAATGCTCGTGTACGTGAAGGTAAAAACACTATCGCTGTAACAGGTAACGTTCTTCGTGACCACCTTACAGATATGTACCCGATTCTAGAGCTTGGAACATCTGCTAAGATGCTTTCAATCGTTCCTTTATTAGCTGGTGGTGGTCTATATGAGACTGGTGCTGGTGGATCTGCTCCTAAGCATGTTGATCAGTTCTTAGCTGAGGGTCACCTTCGTTGGGATTCACTAGGTGAGATTTTAGCACTTGCTGAGTCTTTAAGATTTATCGGTCAAAAAAACAATGATTCTAAGCTTGCTGCATTAACTGCTGCTCTAGATATTGCTAACGATGGTTACTTAGATAATAACAAAGAACCTTCAAGAAAATGTGGTGAGCCAGATAACAAAGCTTCACACTTTTTTGTAGCACAGTACTGGGCAAAAGCACTTGCCGAAGGTGATAACGCTGAATTAGCAGCTAAATTTGCTCCAGTAGCTAAAGAGCTAACTGAGAAAGAGGATACTATTATTGCTGAGCTTCTTGCTGCAGAGGGTAAAGCACAAGATATTGGTGGTTACTTCCATCCAAATGACGCGAAAGCTGAAGCTGCGATGAGACCATCTGCAACATTAAATGCTATCATAAACAACATATAG
- a CDS encoding 4Fe-4S dicluster domain-containing protein has product MAASPMVNPGDQPVWVNTDNCKACDICVSVCPSGVLGMKYESTSTLGAMISIDHPESCIGCNECELTCPDFAIYVADSKEYKAAGFSFAKLTDEAKERQAAIVANNFMSLNQGAK; this is encoded by the coding sequence ATGGCAGCTAGTCCAATGGTAAACCCAGGCGATCAACCGGTTTGGGTAAATACAGATAACTGTAAAGCGTGTGACATATGTGTTTCAGTATGTCCTTCAGGTGTTCTTGGTATGAAGTATGAATCAACATCAACTCTTGGCGCGATGATTTCAATTGATCATCCTGAATCTTGTATTGGTTGTAATGAGTGTGAGCTTACATGTCCTGACTTTGCTATTTATGTAGCAGACTCAAAAGAGTATAAAGCTGCAGGCTTTAGTTTTGCAAAACTTACTGATGAAGCAAAAGAACGTCAAGCAGCAATAGTTGCGAATAATTTTATGTCACTAAATCAAGGAGCTAAATAA
- a CDS encoding 2-oxoglutarate synthase subunit alpha, whose translation MPTREVISTGNELAAIAAVDAGCKFFGGYPLTPSSEVMHVISDLLPKKGGVAIQMEDEIAGICAVIGAAMAGDRALTATSGPGMSLKAENLGLAQMAEVPLVCVNVMRGGPSTGLPTRVSQGDILQSKNPSHGDYKSITLCAGSLAECYTETVRAFNLADRFMQPVIVLLDETIGHMHGKADIPTAEDVEAGIIPRKRFDGKPEDYFPYQCEHDEPAVLNPMFEGYRYHFTGLHHDKNGFPTEEIETCRKLIQRLEDKVAFHEDELESYEEFMMDDAEIMIIAYGSVSLAAKESIRHLRKEGIKAGLFRPITIWPSPAEKIKEHTDKIEKVLVVELNIGQYHSEIQRASSRLDIEGLFKVNGRPISPYEIVNKVKEL comes from the coding sequence ATGCCAACTAGAGAAGTAATATCAACTGGAAATGAACTAGCAGCAATTGCAGCAGTTGATGCTGGTTGTAAGTTTTTTGGTGGTTATCCACTAACACCATCAAGTGAAGTTATGCATGTTATATCAGACCTTTTACCTAAAAAAGGTGGTGTTGCAATACAAATGGAAGATGAGATAGCTGGTATTTGTGCTGTTATCGGTGCTGCAATGGCTGGTGATAGAGCACTAACCGCTACATCAGGTCCAGGAATGTCTTTAAAGGCTGAAAATTTAGGCCTTGCTCAAATGGCAGAAGTGCCTTTGGTTTGTGTTAATGTTATGCGCGGTGGCCCGTCAACTGGTCTTCCAACTCGTGTTTCTCAAGGTGATATCCTTCAATCTAAAAACCCATCACACGGTGATTATAAATCAATCACTTTGTGTGCTGGTTCTTTAGCTGAGTGCTACACTGAAACTGTAAGAGCATTTAATTTAGCTGACAGATTCATGCAACCAGTTATTGTGTTGCTAGACGAGACTATCGGTCATATGCACGGTAAAGCAGATATTCCAACTGCCGAAGATGTTGAAGCTGGAATTATTCCAAGAAAAAGATTTGATGGCAAGCCGGAAGATTATTTTCCATATCAATGTGAGCATGATGAGCCAGCAGTTCTTAACCCTATGTTTGAAGGTTATAGATATCACTTTACAGGTCTACACCATGATAAAAATGGTTTCCCAACTGAAGAGATTGAGACTTGCAGAAAATTAATCCAAAGACTAGAAGACAAAGTGGCATTTCATGAAGATGAGCTTGAGTCTTATGAAGAGTTTATGATGGATGATGCAGAGATTATGATTATTGCATACGGTTCAGTATCATTAGCTGCTAAAGAGTCTATTAGACACTTGAGAAAAGAAGGGATTAAGGCTGGTTTATTTAGACCAATTACAATTTGGCCATCTCCAGCAGAAAAAATCAAAGAGCATACTGATAAAATTGAAAAAGTTCTAGTTGTAGAGCTGAATATTGGTCAGTATCATAGTGAAATCCAAAGAGCATCTTCAAGACTAGATATTGAAGGCTTATTTAAGGTTAATGGTAGACCAATATCTCCTTATGAGATTGTAAATAAAGTAAAGGAATTATAA
- the sucD gene encoding succinate--CoA ligase subunit alpha yields the protein MSILVNKDTKVIVQGFTGKEGTFHAEQCLAYGTKIVGGVTPNKGGQEHLGKPVFNTVSDAVTATGATVSMIFVPPAFVGDAVMEAAEAGIELAVIITEGAPVKDMQAAKAHSTKHGMKTIGPNCPGVITAEECKIGIMPGMIFKKGNVGLISKSGTLTYEGANQVCNEGFGISTAVGIGGDPIIGLSYMQILPMFEADPDTHAIVMIGEIGGDLEIQAAKLIKEQITKPVVAFIAGQTAPKGKTMGHAGAIVSGSAGTAKEKMEALEAAGVRVVVSPAEIGKAIAEVLAK from the coding sequence ATGTCAATTTTAGTAAATAAAGATACAAAAGTAATCGTTCAAGGTTTCACTGGTAAAGAGGGTACTTTCCATGCTGAGCAGTGTTTAGCATATGGTACTAAAATTGTTGGTGGTGTTACTCCTAACAAAGGTGGTCAAGAGCATTTAGGTAAACCTGTATTTAATACTGTTTCTGATGCTGTTACTGCTACTGGTGCTACTGTTTCTATGATATTTGTTCCACCTGCATTTGTTGGTGACGCCGTAATGGAAGCTGCTGAAGCTGGAATTGAACTTGCAGTAATTATTACTGAAGGTGCTCCGGTAAAGGATATGCAAGCTGCAAAAGCTCATTCTACTAAACATGGCATGAAAACAATCGGGCCAAACTGTCCTGGTGTTATTACTGCCGAAGAGTGTAAAATTGGAATTATGCCTGGTATGATTTTCAAAAAAGGTAATGTTGGCCTTATCTCAAAGAGCGGTACATTAACTTATGAAGGTGCAAATCAAGTATGTAATGAAGGTTTTGGTATTAGTACAGCTGTTGGTATTGGTGGAGATCCAATTATTGGACTTTCATATATGCAAATTTTACCAATGTTTGAAGCAGATCCAGATACTCATGCGATAGTTATGATTGGTGAGATTGGTGGTGACCTTGAGATTCAAGCCGCTAAACTAATCAAAGAGCAAATTACTAAACCTGTAGTTGCTTTCATTGCTGGTCAAACTGCTCCTAAAGGTAAAACAATGGGTCATGCAGGCGCAATTGTATCTGGTAGTGCGGGTACTGCAAAAGAGAAAATGGAAGCACTTGAAGCAGCTGGCGTAAGAGTTGTTGTTTCTCCTGCAGAAATTGGTAAAGCAATAGCGGAAGTATTAGCTAAGTAA
- the sucC gene encoding ADP-forming succinate--CoA ligase subunit beta, which yields MNIHEYQAKQIFKKYGVPVPKGIMVLSVKDAVKAAEQLGGPVWVVKAQIHAGGRGLGGGVKLAKSLEEVEQLASEILGMTLITHQTTAEGKLVQKLYIEDGADIKEELYLSVVLDRKLEMPLIMASTEGGMNIEDVAENTPEKIITIPVDPAIGFQSFHGRKLAFGLGLTDKDEQKNIIKFAHKLFKLYMENDAEMIEINPLVKTGKGEFIALDGKMGFDNSALGRQPEIADMRDLTEEDPDEVEAAKYGLSYVALDGEIGCMVNGAGLAMGTMDTINYMGGTPANFLDVGGSANAETVAKGFEIILKNPKVKAIFVNIFGGIVRCDRIANGIIEATKLTDVNVPVIVRLDGTNAPEAAEILKNANIANLIVGNDLGDGAAKAVAAAKGN from the coding sequence ATGAATATACATGAATATCAGGCAAAACAGATTTTCAAAAAATATGGTGTTCCAGTACCAAAAGGTATAATGGTTTTAAGCGTTAAAGACGCTGTTAAAGCTGCAGAGCAATTAGGTGGCCCGGTATGGGTTGTTAAAGCTCAAATACATGCAGGTGGTCGTGGTCTTGGTGGTGGCGTTAAACTTGCTAAGTCTCTTGAAGAAGTAGAACAATTAGCTAGTGAAATTCTTGGTATGACTTTGATAACGCACCAAACAACGGCAGAAGGCAAGTTAGTTCAAAAACTTTATATTGAAGATGGTGCTGATATTAAAGAAGAACTGTATTTATCAGTTGTGCTTGATAGAAAACTTGAAATGCCTTTAATTATGGCTTCAACTGAGGGTGGTATGAATATTGAGGATGTTGCTGAAAACACTCCTGAAAAAATCATAACAATACCCGTTGATCCAGCTATCGGTTTTCAAAGCTTTCACGGTCGTAAATTAGCATTTGGTCTTGGTCTTACAGATAAGGATGAGCAAAAAAATATCATCAAATTTGCACATAAACTTTTCAAATTATATATGGAAAATGATGCAGAGATGATAGAAATTAACCCACTTGTTAAAACAGGCAAGGGTGAGTTTATTGCACTTGATGGTAAAATGGGTTTTGATAATTCAGCTCTAGGTCGTCAACCGGAAATTGCTGATATGAGAGACTTAACAGAGGAAGATCCGGATGAAGTAGAGGCTGCTAAGTATGGTCTTTCTTATGTTGCTCTAGATGGTGAAATTGGTTGTATGGTTAATGGTGCTGGTCTTGCTATGGGTACCATGGATACAATTAATTATATGGGTGGAACACCTGCGAATTTCTTGGATGTTGGTGGTTCTGCTAATGCTGAGACAGTAGCAAAAGGTTTTGAGATTATTCTTAAAAACCCAAAAGTTAAAGCTATTTTCGTAAATATTTTTGGTGGGATTGTTCGTTGTGACCGTATCGCTAATGGTATTATCGAAGCTACTAAGCTTACTGATGTTAATGTCCCGGTTATTGTTCGTCTTGATGGAACAAATGCTCCAGAAGCAGCAGAAATTCTTAAAAATGCAAATATTGCCAACCTTATCGTTGGTAATGATTTAGGTGATGGTGCTGCAAAAGCAGTAGCAGCAGCGAAAGGAAACTAA
- the fumC gene encoding class II fumarate hydratase, producing MSTRIEKDTMGEIEVPIDAYWAAQTQRSIENFAIGEETMPYEITRAFSYLKKAVALVNKDLGKLDAKKADAIALAADDMLSGKLDGNYPLVVWQTGSGTQSNMNNNEVLANRATEILGGDFRVEKLVHPNDDVNKSQSSNDTYPTALHVASVIAVETQVLPAIAKLKATLADKSAKFESIVKIGRTHLQDATPITLGQEISGWVEMLNKCEKMTKDSLEAVRELALGGTAVGTGLNAHPELGERVAKKLTELTGHDFITAPNKFHALTSHDALVYSHGALKALAADMMKIANDVRWLASGPRCGIGELEIPANEPGSSIMPGKVNPTQAEAVTMVTCQVFGNDVAISMGASQGNFQLNVYKPVIAYNYLQSCRLLADSIVSFNDHCAVGLEPVADKIDHFLHNSLMLVTALNPYVGYDNAAKIAKTAHKNNSTLKATAIELGFLTAEEFDKYVVPEDMIAPKA from the coding sequence TTGAGTACACGTATAGAAAAAGACACAATGGGTGAAATAGAAGTACCTATAGATGCTTATTGGGCTGCACAAACACAGCGTTCTATTGAAAACTTTGCTATTGGTGAAGAGACAATGCCTTATGAAATAACAAGAGCATTTTCGTATCTAAAAAAAGCAGTCGCACTTGTAAATAAAGATTTGGGTAAATTAGACGCCAAAAAAGCAGATGCTATTGCCTTGGCAGCAGATGATATGTTATCTGGCAAATTAGATGGTAATTACCCTTTAGTTGTATGGCAGACTGGTTCTGGTACGCAGTCAAATATGAACAATAATGAAGTTCTTGCTAATCGCGCTACTGAAATTCTTGGTGGAGATTTTAGAGTTGAAAAACTTGTACATCCAAATGATGATGTTAATAAATCACAATCTTCAAATGATACTTATCCTACTGCCTTACATGTAGCCTCTGTTATAGCAGTTGAGACTCAGGTTTTACCTGCGATTGCAAAGCTTAAAGCTACGCTTGCTGATAAATCAGCTAAATTTGAATCTATTGTTAAAATTGGTCGTACACACCTTCAAGATGCAACACCAATTACATTAGGTCAAGAGATTAGTGGTTGGGTAGAAATGCTTAATAAGTGTGAAAAAATGACTAAAGACTCGCTAGAGGCAGTTCGAGAACTTGCTCTTGGTGGTACAGCTGTTGGTACTGGGCTTAATGCTCATCCAGAACTAGGTGAAAGGGTTGCTAAAAAACTTACAGAATTAACTGGACATGATTTTATAACAGCTCCAAATAAGTTCCATGCTTTAACATCACATGATGCATTGGTTTATTCTCATGGTGCCCTAAAAGCACTTGCCGCAGACATGATGAAAATTGCTAATGATGTTAGATGGTTAGCATCAGGTCCTCGTTGTGGCATTGGTGAGCTTGAAATTCCTGCGAATGAACCAGGTTCTTCAATTATGCCAGGTAAAGTAAATCCAACTCAAGCTGAAGCTGTAACAATGGTTACATGTCAAGTATTTGGGAATGATGTTGCAATTTCTATGGGTGCATCACAAGGTAATTTTCAGTTAAATGTTTATAAGCCTGTTATTGCATATAATTATTTACAATCATGTCGTCTATTGGCAGATTCAATTGTTTCATTTAATGATCATTGTGCTGTTGGACTTGAACCAGTTGCAGATAAAATAGATCACTTTTTACATAATTCATTAATGCTAGTAACAGCACTTAACCCTTATGTGGGTTATGATAATGCAGCAAAAATTGCAAAAACAGCGCATAAAAACAATTCTACATTAAAAGCTACAGCCATAGAACTTGGTTTTTTAACTGCCGAAGAGTTTGATAAATATGTTGTACCAGAAGATATGATTGCACCTAAAGCTTAA
- a CDS encoding 2-oxoacid:acceptor oxidoreductase family protein, with protein sequence MSKTLMRFTGVGGQGVLLAGEIFAAAKIKTGGEGLKTATYTSQVRGGPTVVDIQLDDEEIYYPYANDGEIGFMLSVANVSYNSFKDGVKPGGTIVVDPNLVHPTDEDRKTWKIHEIPIITIAKEEVGNVITQSVVALAIANTMMNAIDKDVLIATMLSKVPAKVHEVNKKAYELGEKYAKEAMA encoded by the coding sequence ATGAGTAAAACATTAATGAGATTTACAGGTGTTGGCGGACAAGGTGTTCTTCTTGCTGGAGAAATTTTTGCAGCAGCAAAGATTAAAACTGGTGGAGAGGGTCTTAAGACAGCAACATACACATCACAAGTTCGTGGCGGACCGACTGTTGTTGATATTCAACTAGATGATGAAGAGATTTATTATCCATATGCAAATGATGGTGAAATAGGTTTTATGCTTTCAGTTGCAAATGTTAGTTATAATTCTTTTAAAGATGGTGTTAAACCAGGTGGAACAATCGTTGTTGATCCAAACCTTGTTCATCCAACTGATGAAGATAGAAAAACATGGAAAATCCATGAAATTCCAATTATTACTATAGCTAAAGAAGAGGTTGGTAATGTAATTACTCAATCTGTTGTTGCTTTGGCAATTGCTAATACTATGATGAATGCTATTGACAAAGATGTTTTAATAGCTACAATGCTTTCAAAAGTTCCAGCTAAAGTTCATGAAGTAAATAAAAAAGCTTACGAGCTTGGTGAAAAATATGCTAAAGAAGCTATGGCTTAA